One stretch of Miscanthus floridulus cultivar M001 chromosome 18, ASM1932011v1, whole genome shotgun sequence DNA includes these proteins:
- the LOC136522945 gene encoding alpha-mannosidase 2 isoform X2 has product MHFFSGSGGGRSGALLPTTSKPKAHHHLRSKSSLSAPASSRRRGGGLHSASSPYSRRALCLAVTAFAALFILAFLRLGFPSSRSAALSSPTRPRVTRRPAFRLRDSAAAAAVAARIGREAPVDITTRDLYDRIEFSDEDGGAWKQGWEVKYRGDEWDAEKLKVFVAPHSHNDPGWIRTVEEYYERQSRHILDTIVESLSKDSRRKFIWEEMSYLERWWRDAPPKKQEAFAKLVRDGQLEIVSGGWVMNDEMMEGNMWLNDTIGVIPKNSWSIDPFGYSSTMAYLLRRMGFHNMLIQRTHYEVKKELAMKKNLEYLWRQNWDIEETTDIFVHMMPFYSYDIPHTCGPEPAICCQFDFARMRGFSYESCPWRFDPVETNPDNVQERATKLLDQYRKKSTLYRTNTLLIPLGDDFRYVSMEEAEVQFRNYEKLFDYINSNPHLNAEVKFGTLEDYFSTLRDEAEKINYTRPGELGSAELQGFPTLSGDFFTYADRNQDYWSGYYVSRPFFKAVDRVLEQTLRASEILGSFVLGYCQKFQCAKLPISFSHKLTAARRNLALFQHHDGVTGTAKDHVVVDYGTRMHTSLQDLQLFMSRAVEVLLGDFHDRSDPTLLSHFEPVQERSKYDVQPVHRVLHPLEGKAQSVVFFNPLEQTRDEVVMVVVSTPDVSVLNSNGSCLPSQVSPEWQFVSDEKISTGRHRLYWRASVPPLGLETYYVVTGQDCEKAIPAVVKTYQEFPCPEPYHCSKLEGKSVEMKNSNYTLSFDTSHGLLQTATRHKDGEQTVIGEEIGMYRSHGSGAYLFKPIGEARSIVEEGGHFILTEGPLVQEAHSLPKTEWHKSPLSHSTRMYNCGDSIQDMLIEKEYHVELVGHVFNDKELIVRYKTDIDNQRIFYSDLNGFQMSRRQTYDKIPLQGNYYPMPSLAFLQDSHGNRFSVHSKQSLGAASLKNGWLEIMLDRRLVQDDGRGLGQGVMDNRPMNVIFHLLREFNVSALPKTHSLLTLQPSLLSHRVGAHLNYPMHAFMSKKTHEKSFKLAQQSFAPLTASLPCDVHIVNLKVPQPLRFPHTEAAEPRFAVLLQRRGWDASYCKRGGLQCSTVGEEPVNLFYMFKDLSAMNVKATSLNLLHDDPEMLGYLEQIGDVALEGNVLISPMEIQAYKLDLQPPSSQEE; this is encoded by the exons ATGCACTTCTTCTCCGGCAGCGGCGGGGGCCGCTCCGGCGCGCTACTCCCCACCACCTCCAAGCCGAAGGCGCACCACCACCTCCGTTCCAAGTCCTCCCTCTCCGCTCCCGCCTCCTCCCGCCGCCGCGGGGGCGGCCTCCACTCCGCGTCATCCCCCTACTCCCGCCGCGCCCTATGCCTCGCCGTGACCGCCTTCGCGGCGCTCTTCATCCTCGCCTTCCTCCGCCTCGGCTTCCCCTCGTCCCGCTCCGCCGCGCTGTCTTCCCCCACCCGCCCCCGCGTCACCCGCAGGCCCGCCTTCCGCCTCCGGGACTCGGCCGCGGCGGCCGCCGTGGCGGCCCGGATCGGGCGCGAGGCGCCCGTGGATATCACGACGAGGGACCTCTACGACCGGATCGAGTTCAGCGACGAAGACGGCGGCGCGTGGAAGCAGGGGTGGGAGGTCAAGTACAGGGGCGACGAGTGGGACGCCGAGAAGCTCAAGGTCTTCGTCGCGCCGCACTCACACAACGACCCCGGCTGGATCCGCACTGTCGAGGAGTACTACGAGCGCCAGTCGCGCCACATCCTCGACACCATCGTCGAGTCCCTCTCCAAG GATTCGCGGAGGAAGTTCATATGGGAGGAGATGTCGTACCTGGAGAGGTGGTGGCGCGACGCGCCGCCCAAGAAGCAAGAGGCATTCGCTAAGCTTGTCCGTGACGGGCAGCTCGAAATCGTGAGCGGCGGATGGGTCATGAACGACGAG ATGATGGAGGGGAACATGTGGCTCAATGATACTATTGGAGTTATTCCTAAGAATTCTTGGTCAATTGATCCATTTGGTTATTCATCTACAATGGCATATTTGCTTAGGAGAATGGGTTTCCATAACATGTTAATCCAGAGAACGCACTATGAGGTGAAAAAGGAGCTTGCAATGAAAAAAAATCTTGAATATTTGTGGAGGCAGAACTGGGATATTGAAGAAACAACTGACATATTTGTTCACATGATGCCCTTCTATTCTTATGATATTCCACACACGTGTGGACCAGAACCAGCTATCTGCTGCCAGTTTGACTTCGCTCGAATGCGTGGTTTCAGTTATGAATCCTGCCCATGGAGATTTGATCCTGTTGAGACAAATCCTGACAATGTGCAAGAGAGAGCAACAAAGCTTCTAGACCAGTACAGGAAAAAATCAACCCTGTACAGAACGAATACACTTCTGATTCCTTTGGGTGATGATTTCCGATATGTTAGTATGGAGGAAGCAGAAGTACAATTTCGCAATTACGAGAAACTCTTTGATTACATAAACTCAAATCCGCATCTTAACGCTGAAGTCAAATTTGGTACCCTGGAGGATTACTTCTCCACATTGAGAGATGAAGCTGAAAAGATAAACTATACACGGCCAGGTGAATTGGGTTCTGCTGAGCTGCAAGGTTTTCCAACACTTTCAGGGGATTTCTTTACATATGCTGATAGAAATCAGGACTACTGGAGTGGCTACTATGTGTCAAGGCCATTCTTCAAAGCTGTTGACCGTGTACTAGAACAGACGCTCCGTGCCTCAGAGATTCTGGGTTCATTTGTTCTAGGATACTGTCAGAAGTTTCAGTGTGCAAAACTCCCCATCAGCTTCTCACACAAACTGACAGCAGCAAGGAGGAATTTGGCGCTTTTTCAGCATCATGATGGGGTAACTGGCACAGCTAAAGATCATGTTGTGGTGGACTATGGGACTCGAATGCACACTTCACTGCAAGATCTACAGTTATTTATGTCCAGGGCAGTCGAAGTGCTTTTAGGAGATTTCCATGATAGATCTGACCCTACATTGTTATCACATTTTGAGCCTGTGCAGGAACGGTCAAAGTATGATGTTCAGCCGGTGCATAGGGTTCTTCACCCTCTTGAAGGTAAGGCACAGTCAGTTGTCTTTTTTAACCCATTAGAACAGACAAGGGATGAGGTTGTTATGGTTGTTGTAAGTACTCCAGATGTTTCTGTTCTCAATTCGAATGGGTCCTGTTTGCCAAGTCAAGTTTCCCCTGAGTGGCAGTTTGTCAGTGATGAAAAGATTTCGACTGGTCGGCACCGCCTTTATTGGAGAGCTTCTGTTCCTCCACTAGGTTTGGAGACCTACTATGTGGTTACTGGGCAGGATTGTGAAAAAGCTATTCCTGCTGTAGTAAAAACATACCAGGAATTTCCTTGCCCTGAACCATATCATTGTTCAAAGCTGGAAGGCAAATCAGTGGAGATGAAAAATTCCAATTACACTCTTTCTTTTGATACAAGTCATGGTCTCCTTCAGACAGCAACCCGTCACAAGGATGGGGAACAAACTGTGATAGGTGAAGAAATTGGCATGTACAGAAGCCATGGAAGCGGGGCATACTTGTTCAAACCAATTGGGGAAGCTCGTTCAATTGTCGAGGAAGGAGGACATTTCATCCTAACTGAAGGACCATTGGTTCAAGAAGCCCATTCTCTTCCAAAGACAGAGTGGCATAAGTCACCTCTCTCACATAGTACACGTATGTACAATTGTGGAGACTCTATACAGGACATGCTGATCGAGAAGGAATACCATGTTGAGCTTGTTGGCCATGTTTTTAATGATAAGGAACTGATTGTCAGATACAAGACAGATATTGACAACCAAAGGATCTTCTATTCTGATCTAAATGGGTTTCAGATGAGTAGGAGGCAGACATATGATAAGATTCCTCTACAGGGAAATTATTACCCAATGCCATCACTTGCCTTCTTGCAGGATTCACATGGTAATCGGTTTTCTGTACACTCCAAGCAGTCATTGGGCGCAGCAAGCTTGAAAAATGGATGGCTGGAGATTATGTTGGATCGTAGGTTGGTTCAGGATGATGGCCGTGGTCTGGGGCAGGGAGTAATGGACAACCGGCCcatgaatgttatatttcatctCCTCAGGGAGTTCAATGTCTCAGCTTTGCCTAAAACCCACAGTTTGCTTACTCTTCAACCTTCTCTCCTCTCGCACCGTGTTGGGGCGCACCTGAACTACCCAATGCATGCTTTTATGAGCAAAAAAACTCATGAAAAATCCTTCAAGCTGGCTCAACAGTCATTTGCTCCATTAACTGCTTCTTTGCCTTGCGATGTACATATTGTGAACCTGAAGGTCCCTCAGCCCCTAAGATTTCCTCACACCGAAGCAGCAGAACCAAGATTTGCTGTTCTGTTGCAGAGGAGAGGCTGGGACGCATCATACTGCAAAAGGGGTGGACTGCAGTGTTCAACAGTTGGGGAAGAGCCAGTAAATCTGTTCTATATGTTCAAAGATTTGTCAGCTATGAATGTGAAGGCGACTTCGCTGAACCTCTTACATGATGACCCTGAAATGCTAGGTTACCTTGAGCAGATCGGTGATGTTGCTCTGGAGGGAAACGTTCTTATCTCACCAATGGAGATTCAGGCATACAAGTTAGACCTACAGCCACCATCATCGCAGGAAGAGTAG
- the LOC136522945 gene encoding alpha-mannosidase 2 isoform X1 encodes MHFFSGSGGGRSGALLPTTSKPKAHHHLRSKSSLSAPASSRRRGGGLHSASSPYSRRALCLAVTAFAALFILAFLRLGFPSSRSAALSSPTRPRVTRRPAFRLRDSAAAAAVAARIGREAPVDITTRDLYDRIEFSDEDGGAWKQGWEVKYRGDEWDAEKLKVFVAPHSHNDPGWIRTVEEYYERQSRHILDTIVESLSKDSRRKFIWEEMSYLERWWRDAPPKKQEAFAKLVRDGQLEIVSGGWVMNDEANSHYFAIIEQMMEGNMWLNDTIGVIPKNSWSIDPFGYSSTMAYLLRRMGFHNMLIQRTHYEVKKELAMKKNLEYLWRQNWDIEETTDIFVHMMPFYSYDIPHTCGPEPAICCQFDFARMRGFSYESCPWRFDPVETNPDNVQERATKLLDQYRKKSTLYRTNTLLIPLGDDFRYVSMEEAEVQFRNYEKLFDYINSNPHLNAEVKFGTLEDYFSTLRDEAEKINYTRPGELGSAELQGFPTLSGDFFTYADRNQDYWSGYYVSRPFFKAVDRVLEQTLRASEILGSFVLGYCQKFQCAKLPISFSHKLTAARRNLALFQHHDGVTGTAKDHVVVDYGTRMHTSLQDLQLFMSRAVEVLLGDFHDRSDPTLLSHFEPVQERSKYDVQPVHRVLHPLEGKAQSVVFFNPLEQTRDEVVMVVVSTPDVSVLNSNGSCLPSQVSPEWQFVSDEKISTGRHRLYWRASVPPLGLETYYVVTGQDCEKAIPAVVKTYQEFPCPEPYHCSKLEGKSVEMKNSNYTLSFDTSHGLLQTATRHKDGEQTVIGEEIGMYRSHGSGAYLFKPIGEARSIVEEGGHFILTEGPLVQEAHSLPKTEWHKSPLSHSTRMYNCGDSIQDMLIEKEYHVELVGHVFNDKELIVRYKTDIDNQRIFYSDLNGFQMSRRQTYDKIPLQGNYYPMPSLAFLQDSHGNRFSVHSKQSLGAASLKNGWLEIMLDRRLVQDDGRGLGQGVMDNRPMNVIFHLLREFNVSALPKTHSLLTLQPSLLSHRVGAHLNYPMHAFMSKKTHEKSFKLAQQSFAPLTASLPCDVHIVNLKVPQPLRFPHTEAAEPRFAVLLQRRGWDASYCKRGGLQCSTVGEEPVNLFYMFKDLSAMNVKATSLNLLHDDPEMLGYLEQIGDVALEGNVLISPMEIQAYKLDLQPPSSQEE; translated from the exons ATGCACTTCTTCTCCGGCAGCGGCGGGGGCCGCTCCGGCGCGCTACTCCCCACCACCTCCAAGCCGAAGGCGCACCACCACCTCCGTTCCAAGTCCTCCCTCTCCGCTCCCGCCTCCTCCCGCCGCCGCGGGGGCGGCCTCCACTCCGCGTCATCCCCCTACTCCCGCCGCGCCCTATGCCTCGCCGTGACCGCCTTCGCGGCGCTCTTCATCCTCGCCTTCCTCCGCCTCGGCTTCCCCTCGTCCCGCTCCGCCGCGCTGTCTTCCCCCACCCGCCCCCGCGTCACCCGCAGGCCCGCCTTCCGCCTCCGGGACTCGGCCGCGGCGGCCGCCGTGGCGGCCCGGATCGGGCGCGAGGCGCCCGTGGATATCACGACGAGGGACCTCTACGACCGGATCGAGTTCAGCGACGAAGACGGCGGCGCGTGGAAGCAGGGGTGGGAGGTCAAGTACAGGGGCGACGAGTGGGACGCCGAGAAGCTCAAGGTCTTCGTCGCGCCGCACTCACACAACGACCCCGGCTGGATCCGCACTGTCGAGGAGTACTACGAGCGCCAGTCGCGCCACATCCTCGACACCATCGTCGAGTCCCTCTCCAAG GATTCGCGGAGGAAGTTCATATGGGAGGAGATGTCGTACCTGGAGAGGTGGTGGCGCGACGCGCCGCCCAAGAAGCAAGAGGCATTCGCTAAGCTTGTCCGTGACGGGCAGCTCGAAATCGTGAGCGGCGGATGGGTCATGAACGACGAG GCAAACTCCCACTACTTTGCGATCATAGAACAG ATGATGGAGGGGAACATGTGGCTCAATGATACTATTGGAGTTATTCCTAAGAATTCTTGGTCAATTGATCCATTTGGTTATTCATCTACAATGGCATATTTGCTTAGGAGAATGGGTTTCCATAACATGTTAATCCAGAGAACGCACTATGAGGTGAAAAAGGAGCTTGCAATGAAAAAAAATCTTGAATATTTGTGGAGGCAGAACTGGGATATTGAAGAAACAACTGACATATTTGTTCACATGATGCCCTTCTATTCTTATGATATTCCACACACGTGTGGACCAGAACCAGCTATCTGCTGCCAGTTTGACTTCGCTCGAATGCGTGGTTTCAGTTATGAATCCTGCCCATGGAGATTTGATCCTGTTGAGACAAATCCTGACAATGTGCAAGAGAGAGCAACAAAGCTTCTAGACCAGTACAGGAAAAAATCAACCCTGTACAGAACGAATACACTTCTGATTCCTTTGGGTGATGATTTCCGATATGTTAGTATGGAGGAAGCAGAAGTACAATTTCGCAATTACGAGAAACTCTTTGATTACATAAACTCAAATCCGCATCTTAACGCTGAAGTCAAATTTGGTACCCTGGAGGATTACTTCTCCACATTGAGAGATGAAGCTGAAAAGATAAACTATACACGGCCAGGTGAATTGGGTTCTGCTGAGCTGCAAGGTTTTCCAACACTTTCAGGGGATTTCTTTACATATGCTGATAGAAATCAGGACTACTGGAGTGGCTACTATGTGTCAAGGCCATTCTTCAAAGCTGTTGACCGTGTACTAGAACAGACGCTCCGTGCCTCAGAGATTCTGGGTTCATTTGTTCTAGGATACTGTCAGAAGTTTCAGTGTGCAAAACTCCCCATCAGCTTCTCACACAAACTGACAGCAGCAAGGAGGAATTTGGCGCTTTTTCAGCATCATGATGGGGTAACTGGCACAGCTAAAGATCATGTTGTGGTGGACTATGGGACTCGAATGCACACTTCACTGCAAGATCTACAGTTATTTATGTCCAGGGCAGTCGAAGTGCTTTTAGGAGATTTCCATGATAGATCTGACCCTACATTGTTATCACATTTTGAGCCTGTGCAGGAACGGTCAAAGTATGATGTTCAGCCGGTGCATAGGGTTCTTCACCCTCTTGAAGGTAAGGCACAGTCAGTTGTCTTTTTTAACCCATTAGAACAGACAAGGGATGAGGTTGTTATGGTTGTTGTAAGTACTCCAGATGTTTCTGTTCTCAATTCGAATGGGTCCTGTTTGCCAAGTCAAGTTTCCCCTGAGTGGCAGTTTGTCAGTGATGAAAAGATTTCGACTGGTCGGCACCGCCTTTATTGGAGAGCTTCTGTTCCTCCACTAGGTTTGGAGACCTACTATGTGGTTACTGGGCAGGATTGTGAAAAAGCTATTCCTGCTGTAGTAAAAACATACCAGGAATTTCCTTGCCCTGAACCATATCATTGTTCAAAGCTGGAAGGCAAATCAGTGGAGATGAAAAATTCCAATTACACTCTTTCTTTTGATACAAGTCATGGTCTCCTTCAGACAGCAACCCGTCACAAGGATGGGGAACAAACTGTGATAGGTGAAGAAATTGGCATGTACAGAAGCCATGGAAGCGGGGCATACTTGTTCAAACCAATTGGGGAAGCTCGTTCAATTGTCGAGGAAGGAGGACATTTCATCCTAACTGAAGGACCATTGGTTCAAGAAGCCCATTCTCTTCCAAAGACAGAGTGGCATAAGTCACCTCTCTCACATAGTACACGTATGTACAATTGTGGAGACTCTATACAGGACATGCTGATCGAGAAGGAATACCATGTTGAGCTTGTTGGCCATGTTTTTAATGATAAGGAACTGATTGTCAGATACAAGACAGATATTGACAACCAAAGGATCTTCTATTCTGATCTAAATGGGTTTCAGATGAGTAGGAGGCAGACATATGATAAGATTCCTCTACAGGGAAATTATTACCCAATGCCATCACTTGCCTTCTTGCAGGATTCACATGGTAATCGGTTTTCTGTACACTCCAAGCAGTCATTGGGCGCAGCAAGCTTGAAAAATGGATGGCTGGAGATTATGTTGGATCGTAGGTTGGTTCAGGATGATGGCCGTGGTCTGGGGCAGGGAGTAATGGACAACCGGCCcatgaatgttatatttcatctCCTCAGGGAGTTCAATGTCTCAGCTTTGCCTAAAACCCACAGTTTGCTTACTCTTCAACCTTCTCTCCTCTCGCACCGTGTTGGGGCGCACCTGAACTACCCAATGCATGCTTTTATGAGCAAAAAAACTCATGAAAAATCCTTCAAGCTGGCTCAACAGTCATTTGCTCCATTAACTGCTTCTTTGCCTTGCGATGTACATATTGTGAACCTGAAGGTCCCTCAGCCCCTAAGATTTCCTCACACCGAAGCAGCAGAACCAAGATTTGCTGTTCTGTTGCAGAGGAGAGGCTGGGACGCATCATACTGCAAAAGGGGTGGACTGCAGTGTTCAACAGTTGGGGAAGAGCCAGTAAATCTGTTCTATATGTTCAAAGATTTGTCAGCTATGAATGTGAAGGCGACTTCGCTGAACCTCTTACATGATGACCCTGAAATGCTAGGTTACCTTGAGCAGATCGGTGATGTTGCTCTGGAGGGAAACGTTCTTATCTCACCAATGGAGATTCAGGCATACAAGTTAGACCTACAGCCACCATCATCGCAGGAAGAGTAG
- the LOC136521638 gene encoding uncharacterized protein translates to MPLTLPTIPDSCIYFYSFVVSYLERFSGSHRLQILVCIHQDSFHQQSATPTLPPTIFGSYMLPSGLSKPNSDGFDFDALELMTSQTSGLRVTRLTSTGFADLYFLEPETQKHS, encoded by the exons ATGCCTCTCACTTTGCCAACAATACCAGACTCTTGCATATACTTTTATTCTTTTGTTGTCTCATATTTGGAGAGGTTTTCTGGATCCCATAGGCTACAGATTTTGGTATGCATCCATCAAGACAGCTTCCACCAGCAGTCAGCAACACCAA CCCTGCCACCTACAATTTTTGGCAGTTACATGCTACCTTCAGGTTTGAGTAAACCAAATAGTGATGGATTTG ATTTCGATGCCTTGGAGCTTATGACATCACAAACTTCAGGATTACGGGTTACACGGCTAACAAGCACTGG TTTTGCAGATCTATACTTCCTGGAACCAGAAACTCAAAAGCACTCATAA